One Bufo gargarizans isolate SCDJY-AF-19 chromosome 3, ASM1485885v1, whole genome shotgun sequence DNA segment encodes these proteins:
- the DCTN2 gene encoding dynactin subunit 2 isoform X2, with the protein MADPKYADLPGIARNEPDVYETSDLPEDDQAEFDAFAQEELTSTSVEHIIVNPNAAYDKFKDKKIGTKGLDFSDRISKAKRTGYESGEYEILGEGNGIKETPQQKYQRLLNEVQELTQEVEKIQSTVKESEAEEKLTPVALAKQVAALKQQLVSNHLEKLLGPDATINLTDPDGALAKRLMTQLDAAKTKKSPEAKSPPKGTAQDAGSLVTYELHCRPEQNKFSQAAKIAELEKRLGELEAAVRFDQDAQNPLTIGLQGSNLMDTVEILQVKVNMLDVSSLDQVEARLQSVLGKMNEIAKQKSAVEDADTESKVHQLYDIVQKWDSMSGTLPQVVQRLVTLKQLHEQAMQFGQLLTHLDTTQQMISNSLKDNTTALAMVQKAMKENLATVEDNFAGIDSRIKKLGK; encoded by the exons GAGGAGCTAACCAGCACCAGTGTCGAGCACATTATCGTCAACCCCAATGCTGCTTACGACAAATTTAAAGACAAGAAGATCGGCACTAAAGGGCTCG ATTTCTCTGACCGTATCAGCAAGGCAAAGAGGACAGGATATGAATCGGGGGAATATGAAATT CTGGGGGAAGGAAATGGAATTAAAGAAACTCCGCAGCAGAAGTATCAAAGGCTCCTGAATGAAGTCCAGGAACTGACTCAAGAAGTGGAAAAAATACAG AGCACAGTCAAGGAATCTGAGGCGGAAGAGAAGCTGACGCCAGTCGCATTGGCTAAACAGGTAGCTGCTTTGAAACAGCAGTTGGTGTCCAACCACTTAGAGAAGTTGTTAGGTCCTGATGCTACCATCAACTTGACGGATCCCGATGGAGCACTTGCAAA GCGTTTAATGACGCAGTTGGATGCTGCTAAAACCAAAAAGAGCCCAGAAGCTAAAAGCCCACCAAAGGGTACGGCCCAAGACGCTGGAAGCCTAGTGACCTATGAATTACACTGCCGACCTGAACAAAATAAGTTTTCGCAGGCTGCAAAG ATAGCTGAACTTGAGAAGAGACTGGGTGAACTGGAAGCTGCCGTGCGCTTTGATCAGGATGCACAG AATCCCCTCACTATTGGATTACAAGGATCAAATCTGATG GACACTGTGGAAATCTTGCAGGTGaaagtgaacatgctggatgtttCATCGCTTGATCAGGTGGAAGCCAGGCTACAG AGTGTCCTCGGAAAGATGAATGAAATTGCAAAGCAGAAGTCGGCTGTtgaggatgcagatacagaaAGCAAG GTTCACCAACTCTATGACATTGTTCAGAAGTGGGATTCCATGTCTGGGACTCTCCCCCAGGTTGTTCAGAGACTAGTGACATTAAAGCAGCTTCATGAGCAAG CCATGCAGTTTGGGCAGCTACTGACCCACCTGGACACGACTCAGCAGATGATTTCCAACTCTCTGAAGGACAACACCACTGCTTTGGCCATG GTCCAAAAGGCCATGAAGGAGAACCTTGCCACAGTGGAAGATAACTTTGCTGGAATTGACTCAAGAATAAAAAAGCTGGGCAAATAA
- the DCTN2 gene encoding dynactin subunit 2 isoform X1, with product MADPKYADLPGIARNEPDVYETSDLPEDDQAEFDAFAQELEELTSTSVEHIIVNPNAAYDKFKDKKIGTKGLDFSDRISKAKRTGYESGEYEILGEGNGIKETPQQKYQRLLNEVQELTQEVEKIQSTVKESEAEEKLTPVALAKQVAALKQQLVSNHLEKLLGPDATINLTDPDGALAKRLMTQLDAAKTKKSPEAKSPPKGTAQDAGSLVTYELHCRPEQNKFSQAAKIAELEKRLGELEAAVRFDQDAQNPLTIGLQGSNLMDTVEILQVKVNMLDVSSLDQVEARLQSVLGKMNEIAKQKSAVEDADTESKVHQLYDIVQKWDSMSGTLPQVVQRLVTLKQLHEQAMQFGQLLTHLDTTQQMISNSLKDNTTALAMVQKAMKENLATVEDNFAGIDSRIKKLGK from the exons GAGCTG GAGGAGCTAACCAGCACCAGTGTCGAGCACATTATCGTCAACCCCAATGCTGCTTACGACAAATTTAAAGACAAGAAGATCGGCACTAAAGGGCTCG ATTTCTCTGACCGTATCAGCAAGGCAAAGAGGACAGGATATGAATCGGGGGAATATGAAATT CTGGGGGAAGGAAATGGAATTAAAGAAACTCCGCAGCAGAAGTATCAAAGGCTCCTGAATGAAGTCCAGGAACTGACTCAAGAAGTGGAAAAAATACAG AGCACAGTCAAGGAATCTGAGGCGGAAGAGAAGCTGACGCCAGTCGCATTGGCTAAACAGGTAGCTGCTTTGAAACAGCAGTTGGTGTCCAACCACTTAGAGAAGTTGTTAGGTCCTGATGCTACCATCAACTTGACGGATCCCGATGGAGCACTTGCAAA GCGTTTAATGACGCAGTTGGATGCTGCTAAAACCAAAAAGAGCCCAGAAGCTAAAAGCCCACCAAAGGGTACGGCCCAAGACGCTGGAAGCCTAGTGACCTATGAATTACACTGCCGACCTGAACAAAATAAGTTTTCGCAGGCTGCAAAG ATAGCTGAACTTGAGAAGAGACTGGGTGAACTGGAAGCTGCCGTGCGCTTTGATCAGGATGCACAG AATCCCCTCACTATTGGATTACAAGGATCAAATCTGATG GACACTGTGGAAATCTTGCAGGTGaaagtgaacatgctggatgtttCATCGCTTGATCAGGTGGAAGCCAGGCTACAG AGTGTCCTCGGAAAGATGAATGAAATTGCAAAGCAGAAGTCGGCTGTtgaggatgcagatacagaaAGCAAG GTTCACCAACTCTATGACATTGTTCAGAAGTGGGATTCCATGTCTGGGACTCTCCCCCAGGTTGTTCAGAGACTAGTGACATTAAAGCAGCTTCATGAGCAAG CCATGCAGTTTGGGCAGCTACTGACCCACCTGGACACGACTCAGCAGATGATTTCCAACTCTCTGAAGGACAACACCACTGCTTTGGCCATG GTCCAAAAGGCCATGAAGGAGAACCTTGCCACAGTGGAAGATAACTTTGCTGGAATTGACTCAAGAATAAAAAAGCTGGGCAAATAA
- the DCTN2 gene encoding dynactin subunit 2 isoform X4 gives MADPKYADLPGIARNEPDVYETSDLPEDDQAEFDAEELTSTSVEHIIVNPNAAYDKFKDKKIGTKGLDFSDRISKAKRTGYESGEYEILGEGNGIKETPQQKYQRLLNEVQELTQEVEKIQSTVKESEAEEKLTPVALAKQVAALKQQLVSNHLEKLLGPDATINLTDPDGALAKRLMTQLDAAKTKKSPEAKSPPKGTAQDAGSLVTYELHCRPEQNKFSQAAKIAELEKRLGELEAAVRFDQDAQNPLTIGLQGSNLMDTVEILQVKVNMLDVSSLDQVEARLQSVLGKMNEIAKQKSAVEDADTESKVHQLYDIVQKWDSMSGTLPQVVQRLVTLKQLHEQAMQFGQLLTHLDTTQQMISNSLKDNTTALAMVQKAMKENLATVEDNFAGIDSRIKKLGK, from the exons GAGGAGCTAACCAGCACCAGTGTCGAGCACATTATCGTCAACCCCAATGCTGCTTACGACAAATTTAAAGACAAGAAGATCGGCACTAAAGGGCTCG ATTTCTCTGACCGTATCAGCAAGGCAAAGAGGACAGGATATGAATCGGGGGAATATGAAATT CTGGGGGAAGGAAATGGAATTAAAGAAACTCCGCAGCAGAAGTATCAAAGGCTCCTGAATGAAGTCCAGGAACTGACTCAAGAAGTGGAAAAAATACAG AGCACAGTCAAGGAATCTGAGGCGGAAGAGAAGCTGACGCCAGTCGCATTGGCTAAACAGGTAGCTGCTTTGAAACAGCAGTTGGTGTCCAACCACTTAGAGAAGTTGTTAGGTCCTGATGCTACCATCAACTTGACGGATCCCGATGGAGCACTTGCAAA GCGTTTAATGACGCAGTTGGATGCTGCTAAAACCAAAAAGAGCCCAGAAGCTAAAAGCCCACCAAAGGGTACGGCCCAAGACGCTGGAAGCCTAGTGACCTATGAATTACACTGCCGACCTGAACAAAATAAGTTTTCGCAGGCTGCAAAG ATAGCTGAACTTGAGAAGAGACTGGGTGAACTGGAAGCTGCCGTGCGCTTTGATCAGGATGCACAG AATCCCCTCACTATTGGATTACAAGGATCAAATCTGATG GACACTGTGGAAATCTTGCAGGTGaaagtgaacatgctggatgtttCATCGCTTGATCAGGTGGAAGCCAGGCTACAG AGTGTCCTCGGAAAGATGAATGAAATTGCAAAGCAGAAGTCGGCTGTtgaggatgcagatacagaaAGCAAG GTTCACCAACTCTATGACATTGTTCAGAAGTGGGATTCCATGTCTGGGACTCTCCCCCAGGTTGTTCAGAGACTAGTGACATTAAAGCAGCTTCATGAGCAAG CCATGCAGTTTGGGCAGCTACTGACCCACCTGGACACGACTCAGCAGATGATTTCCAACTCTCTGAAGGACAACACCACTGCTTTGGCCATG GTCCAAAAGGCCATGAAGGAGAACCTTGCCACAGTGGAAGATAACTTTGCTGGAATTGACTCAAGAATAAAAAAGCTGGGCAAATAA
- the DCTN2 gene encoding dynactin subunit 2 isoform X3, translating into MADPKYADLPGIARNEPDVYETSDLPEDDQAEFDAELEELTSTSVEHIIVNPNAAYDKFKDKKIGTKGLDFSDRISKAKRTGYESGEYEILGEGNGIKETPQQKYQRLLNEVQELTQEVEKIQSTVKESEAEEKLTPVALAKQVAALKQQLVSNHLEKLLGPDATINLTDPDGALAKRLMTQLDAAKTKKSPEAKSPPKGTAQDAGSLVTYELHCRPEQNKFSQAAKIAELEKRLGELEAAVRFDQDAQNPLTIGLQGSNLMDTVEILQVKVNMLDVSSLDQVEARLQSVLGKMNEIAKQKSAVEDADTESKVHQLYDIVQKWDSMSGTLPQVVQRLVTLKQLHEQAMQFGQLLTHLDTTQQMISNSLKDNTTALAMVQKAMKENLATVEDNFAGIDSRIKKLGK; encoded by the exons GAGCTG GAGGAGCTAACCAGCACCAGTGTCGAGCACATTATCGTCAACCCCAATGCTGCTTACGACAAATTTAAAGACAAGAAGATCGGCACTAAAGGGCTCG ATTTCTCTGACCGTATCAGCAAGGCAAAGAGGACAGGATATGAATCGGGGGAATATGAAATT CTGGGGGAAGGAAATGGAATTAAAGAAACTCCGCAGCAGAAGTATCAAAGGCTCCTGAATGAAGTCCAGGAACTGACTCAAGAAGTGGAAAAAATACAG AGCACAGTCAAGGAATCTGAGGCGGAAGAGAAGCTGACGCCAGTCGCATTGGCTAAACAGGTAGCTGCTTTGAAACAGCAGTTGGTGTCCAACCACTTAGAGAAGTTGTTAGGTCCTGATGCTACCATCAACTTGACGGATCCCGATGGAGCACTTGCAAA GCGTTTAATGACGCAGTTGGATGCTGCTAAAACCAAAAAGAGCCCAGAAGCTAAAAGCCCACCAAAGGGTACGGCCCAAGACGCTGGAAGCCTAGTGACCTATGAATTACACTGCCGACCTGAACAAAATAAGTTTTCGCAGGCTGCAAAG ATAGCTGAACTTGAGAAGAGACTGGGTGAACTGGAAGCTGCCGTGCGCTTTGATCAGGATGCACAG AATCCCCTCACTATTGGATTACAAGGATCAAATCTGATG GACACTGTGGAAATCTTGCAGGTGaaagtgaacatgctggatgtttCATCGCTTGATCAGGTGGAAGCCAGGCTACAG AGTGTCCTCGGAAAGATGAATGAAATTGCAAAGCAGAAGTCGGCTGTtgaggatgcagatacagaaAGCAAG GTTCACCAACTCTATGACATTGTTCAGAAGTGGGATTCCATGTCTGGGACTCTCCCCCAGGTTGTTCAGAGACTAGTGACATTAAAGCAGCTTCATGAGCAAG CCATGCAGTTTGGGCAGCTACTGACCCACCTGGACACGACTCAGCAGATGATTTCCAACTCTCTGAAGGACAACACCACTGCTTTGGCCATG GTCCAAAAGGCCATGAAGGAGAACCTTGCCACAGTGGAAGATAACTTTGCTGGAATTGACTCAAGAATAAAAAAGCTGGGCAAATAA